The Prinia subflava isolate CZ2003 ecotype Zambia chromosome 13, Cam_Psub_1.2, whole genome shotgun sequence genome contains a region encoding:
- the SDR42E1 gene encoding short-chain dehydrogenase/reductase family 42E member 1: MARDRPRPARLRFPGSAPPREPGRDGQRRHRRRSVPARSEKGKRMEEGNAAKERVLITGGGGYFGFRLGCAIYQKGVDVILFDVVKPLQTVPEGIKFVQGDICCLSEVEEALRDVICVFHIASYGMSGREQLNRKLIEDVNVKGTENVIQACRSRGVSSLVYTSTYNVIFGGQIIENGDESLPYLPLHLHPDHYSRTKSLAEMKVLEANGAELGDGRGVLRTCALRPAGIYGPGEQRHLPRIVSYIERGLFKFVYGDPLSLVEFVHVDNLVQAHVLASEALRASKQHVAAGQAYFISDGRPVNNFEFFRPLVEGLGYKFPTLRLPLSLVYFFAFLTEIVHFLVGRIYNFQPLLTRTEVYKTGVTHYFSMEKARRELGYKPQQYSLDEVVEWFRSQGCGSKPRNYTMMHLVRDGGLLVVLVAVLVSWFPSVGTFSL, translated from the exons ATGGCCCGGGatcggccccgccccgcccggctccGTTTCCCGGGATCGGCCCCGCCCCGGGAGCCCGGCAGGGACGGGCAGCGCCGGCACCGCCGCAG GTCAGTTCCAGCACGCagtgagaaaggaaagaggatGGAAGAAGGAAACGCTGCCAAGGAAAGAGTCCTCATCACTGGAGGAGGAGGTTATTTTGGCTTCCG TTTAGGCTGTGCCATATATCAAAAGGGAGTCGATGTGATCCTCTTTGATGTCGTGAAGCCACTTCAAACGGTGCCAGAGGGAATCAAGTTCGTGCAGGGAGATATCTGCTGCCTGTCTGAAGTGGAAGAGGCTCTCAGAGATGTGATCTGCGTATTCCATATCGCTTCCTATGGAATgtctggcagggagcagctgaacAGAAAACTTATAGAAGATGTTAATgtgaaaggaacagaaaatgtcATCCaggcctgcaggagcaggggggtGTCGAGCCTGGTTTATACAAGTACCTACAACGTGATATTTGGAGGCCAGATTATAGAAAATGGGGATGAGTCTCTGCCTTACCTACCGCTGCACCTTCACCCTGATCACTACTCCCGAACGAAATCTTTGGCTGAAATGAAGGTGCTGGAGGCAAAcggtgcagagctgggagatggGAGAGGTGTCCTGAGGACCTGTGCTCTGCGCCCAGCAGGGATCTACGggcctggggagcagaggcacCTCCCCAGAATCGTCAGCTACATTGAAAGGGGACTGTTTAAATTTGTGTACGGAGACCCTCTGAGTCTGGTAGAGTTTGTACACGTGGACAACCTGGTCCAGGCTCATGTCCTTGCCTCCGAGGCCCTCAGAGCCAGCAAGCAGCACGTTGCTGCAGGCCAGGCCTATTTTATATCTGATGGCAGGCCTGTAAATAACTTTGAATTTTTCCGACCGCTCGTGGAAGGTTTGGGTTACAAGTTCCCAACCCTGcgccttcccctctcccttgtCTATTTTTTTGCATTCCTCACTGAAATAGTTCATTTTCTCGTGGGGCGCATTTATAActtccagcccctcctcacTCGCACAGAGGTTTACAAAACTGGGGTCACCCATTATTTCAGCATGGAGAAggccaggagggagctgggctaTAAGCCCCAGCAGTACAGCCTGGATGAAGTGGTGGAGTGGTTCAGATCCCAGGGATGTGGATCAAAGCCAAGAAATTACACCATGATGCACCTGGTTAGGGATGGAGGACTGCTCGTGGTGCTGGTTGCTGTGCTGGTCTCCTGGTTTCCATCTGTAGGGACATTTTCACTCTGA